From Bacteroidia bacterium, the proteins below share one genomic window:
- a CDS encoding alpha/beta hydrolase, with translation MIIAFHGYGKDADSYRVWSDSISNAMVLSISLFEHGESVWREEGGLEKQDFKEILEALIQFLNLENKFIVSLGYSIGARYAISLTCLLPHLFKSCILLAPDGFQKVNVVQICARHQWIPRFLIHHPDIVFFILKLLTFIQILPEGVFQFYLQKFNSIPKRARLFTVWLQTAAISFSKTQIQQCFQDYSISTFCILGKEDRIIKPSIQSTVQRIFPEARIRIVNEGHALINPNIGSVVNEFIIELYSHFLVSSK, from the coding sequence TTGATAATTGCATTCCATGGTTATGGTAAGGATGCCGATAGTTATAGGGTCTGGAGCGATTCAATTTCAAATGCAATGGTACTTTCAATTAGTCTTTTTGAGCATGGAGAAAGTGTATGGAGAGAGGAAGGAGGGCTTGAAAAACAGGATTTTAAAGAAATTCTTGAGGCATTAATTCAATTTTTAAATCTTGAAAATAAATTTATAGTTTCTCTGGGCTATAGTATCGGTGCTAGATATGCTATCTCTCTGACTTGCTTATTGCCTCATTTATTCAAGTCATGTATTCTTTTAGCTCCGGATGGTTTTCAGAAGGTGAATGTTGTTCAAATTTGTGCTCGACATCAATGGATACCTAGATTCTTAATTCACCATCCTGACATTGTTTTTTTCATATTAAAACTGCTTACGTTTATTCAAATACTACCTGAAGGAGTATTCCAGTTTTATTTGCAGAAGTTTAATTCAATTCCAAAAAGAGCCAGATTATTTACTGTGTGGCTACAAACAGCCGCTATTTCATTCTCTAAGACACAGATTCAACAATGTTTTCAAGATTATTCGATATCAACTTTCTGTATTCTTGGAAAGGAGGATAGAATTATAAAGCCTTCTATTCAATCCACTGTTCAAAGAATATTTCCGGAGGCGAGAATTAGGATTGTTAATGAAGGACATGCGTTAATAAATCCCAACATTGGAAGCGTGGTCAACGAGTTTATTATCGAGTTATACTCTCACTTTCTCGTCTCTTCTAAATAA
- a CDS encoding DUF6089 family protein — MKSIYSKKHMGGVVRFFRQSFFLVVCLFLCTRQSFAQFEIIGAVGTSHFLGDLGGKPLRGTNDISDLNFASTRYALLGGFRVFLGDKVAFRTNIAYARITADDKLTKNVERHGRNANFFSPIVEGSAVFELHFGHNGRSRYDKSGSFYLYGGVGFFYFEPKGRLNGEVIKLRPLGTEGQNYRDDIKPYKNTGVNIPFGLGYRFRVGDGYLGIEVNTRRNFTDYLDDVSTVFPDRNKLYTSSGAKALEWVNNTTSTIPGFDAPGAIRGDPKDKDGYFFILIKFDYPLRGVMDLGFGSGKRGRGGFRFNKGKCWEF; from the coding sequence TTGAAAAGTATTTATTCAAAAAAACACATGGGAGGCGTAGTACGGTTTTTTAGACAGTCTTTTTTCTTAGTGGTGTGTTTATTTTTGTGTACACGCCAATCGTTTGCTCAATTTGAAATAATTGGTGCAGTCGGGACAAGTCATTTTCTTGGAGATCTAGGAGGAAAGCCATTGAGAGGTACAAATGATATTTCTGACCTTAATTTTGCTTCAACTCGTTATGCTCTTCTAGGCGGCTTTAGAGTTTTTTTAGGAGATAAAGTTGCTTTCCGTACCAATATTGCCTATGCACGGATTACAGCAGATGATAAACTTACGAAAAACGTTGAGAGACATGGAAGAAATGCAAACTTCTTTAGCCCAATAGTGGAAGGAAGTGCTGTTTTTGAATTACACTTTGGACATAATGGACGAAGTCGATACGATAAGTCAGGTAGTTTCTATCTATATGGCGGGGTAGGCTTCTTTTATTTTGAGCCAAAGGGCAGATTAAATGGAGAAGTTATCAAATTAAGACCACTTGGAACGGAAGGTCAAAATTATCGAGATGATATAAAACCCTATAAAAACACAGGTGTCAATATACCTTTTGGTCTTGGATATAGATTTAGAGTTGGTGATGGCTATTTGGGTATTGAAGTAAATACTAGAAGAAATTTTACTGATTACCTTGATGATGTTAGTACTGTTTTCCCGGATCGAAATAAATTATATACTTCAAGTGGTGCTAAAGCATTAGAGTGGGTTAATAATACTACGAGTACAATTCCGGGTTTCGATGCGCCAGGTGCAATTAGAGGAGATCCTAAGGATAAAGATGGATATTTCTTTATTCTGATTAAATTTGATTATCCGCTAAGAGGTGTAATGGATCTGGGATTCGGTTCCGGTAAGCGTGGACGCGGAGGATTTAGATTTAATAAAGGTAAATGTTGGGAGTTCTAA
- a CDS encoding DUF3467 domain-containing protein, whose translation MEKKETNLPPNQLDIELSEEVAEGIYSNLAIITHSNSEFIIDFVKILPGIPKGKVKSRIILTPQHAKRLLAALSDNMKRFEDNFGEVESNNNPPGFPINFGGMTGQA comes from the coding sequence ATGGAAAAGAAAGAAACAAATTTGCCTCCAAATCAATTGGATATAGAATTATCTGAAGAGGTAGCAGAAGGTATTTATTCAAATCTTGCAATAATTACACATTCAAATTCTGAATTTATTATTGATTTCGTTAAGATATTGCCGGGCATTCCTAAAGGAAAAGTCAAATCAAGAATTATATTAACCCCGCAACATGCGAAGCGATTATTAGCTGCGCTTTCTGATAATATGAAACGTTTTGAAGATAATTTTGGAGAGGTTGAGAGTAATAATAACCCACCCGGATTTCCAATTAATTTTGGGGGAATGACAGGACAAGCATAA
- a CDS encoding glycosyltransferase family 1 protein → MLEYKDNYLHIISFDVPFPADYGGVMDVFHKIRALADCNINIILHCFQYGRSAQAELNKYCHKVYYYPRKRLLNPLKGTLPYIVSSRECPELLTNLLQDNYPIIFEGIHTTFYLNHPDLKHRLKIVRNHNIEHEYYNNLAQVEKNIFKRIFFQKEAMRLKNYESNLIHANYVLAISQPDTTYLKSKGINARWVSAFHPNDYVDIKPGTGNYIFYHGNLGVPENNHAALFLVKEVFRLINLPVIIAGSNPSAELRRAVKKLSYVTLKDNLSNEEIMEHIRDAQVNVLVTFQATGIKLKLLNSLFIGRHTVVNKQMVENTGVEALCHVANNPFELAESIFNLWEKPFSEIQVKERVHLLDSKFSNASSAEKILDLFRRDEKVRV, encoded by the coding sequence ATGCTAGAATATAAAGACAACTACCTACACATCATTAGTTTTGATGTACCTTTTCCTGCCGATTACGGTGGAGTAATGGATGTATTTCATAAAATAAGGGCTTTGGCAGATTGCAATATCAATATAATACTACATTGTTTTCAATATGGACGATCTGCACAAGCTGAACTCAATAAATATTGTCATAAAGTATATTATTACCCACGCAAACGCTTGTTAAATCCACTAAAAGGCACCCTGCCCTATATTGTTTCATCCAGAGAATGTCCAGAACTCTTAACTAATCTCCTTCAAGATAACTACCCAATCATATTTGAAGGAATTCACACTACGTTTTATTTAAATCATCCTGACTTAAAACACCGATTGAAGATAGTACGTAACCATAATATTGAACACGAATACTATAACAATCTAGCTCAAGTCGAAAAGAATATTTTCAAAAGAATATTTTTTCAAAAAGAAGCTATGAGGTTAAAAAATTATGAGTCAAATCTAATCCATGCAAATTACGTTCTTGCAATTTCACAACCCGATACGACATATTTAAAAAGTAAGGGCATTAACGCTCGTTGGGTATCAGCATTTCATCCTAATGACTATGTAGATATTAAGCCGGGCACAGGAAATTACATATTTTATCATGGAAACTTAGGAGTACCAGAGAATAATCATGCAGCTTTATTCCTTGTAAAAGAAGTCTTTAGGTTAATCAACCTTCCGGTAATTATTGCAGGCAGTAATCCTTCTGCAGAATTGAGAAGAGCTGTTAAAAAATTATCTTATGTAACACTCAAAGATAATCTTAGCAATGAAGAAATCATGGAGCATATTCGCGATGCACAAGTAAATGTGCTGGTAACATTCCAAGCTACCGGAATTAAGCTCAAGTTACTCAATTCATTATTTATTGGCAGACATACCGTTGTTAATAAACAAATGGTTGAAAATACCGGAGTTGAAGCATTATGTCATGTAGCTAATAATCCTTTTGAATTAGCTGAAAGTATCTTCAACCTTTGGGAAAAACCTTTTTCCGAAATTCAAGTAAAAGAAAGAGTACACCTATTGGACAGCAAATTCAGCAATGCTTCAAGTGCAGAAAAGATTCTTGACTTATTTAGAAGAGACGAGAAAGTGAGAGTATAA
- a CDS encoding glycosyltransferase: MEKKRKIIFTVTNDLSFDQRMQKICSALAEEGYQVVLVGRKLPSSQKLQERNYLQKRLRCYINKGFLFYLEYNVRLLIYLLFSKFDIVSSVDLDTISPCAIIAKLKRKKLVFDAHEYFTQVPEVVDRKGVQRVWSWIEKTFVPQADLCYTVGEKLAENFTTRLKCKFYVIRNTPKLDESILHAELSIPEKKFILYQGALNKARGIENMILAMQQLDIEFHIVGEGDLSDILKKLVKENNLENKVKFLGYMTPEELRGYSKRAFLGLNVSENVGLSYFYSLNNKFFDYVHALLPSLLNKFPEYENLNQIQEVGILTDSRPEDLVAKTRLAIANNQYYMQLKRNCQRAAQIWNWENEKKQLITLYARI, encoded by the coding sequence ATGGAAAAAAAGAGGAAAATAATATTTACGGTAACAAACGATCTCAGTTTTGACCAAAGGATGCAAAAGATTTGTAGTGCTTTGGCAGAGGAAGGGTATCAAGTTGTGTTAGTAGGACGAAAATTACCTTCTTCTCAAAAACTACAAGAAAGGAATTATTTGCAAAAAAGGCTGCGCTGTTACATAAATAAAGGGTTCTTGTTTTATCTTGAATACAATGTAAGATTGTTGATATACTTACTCTTTTCTAAGTTTGATATTGTTTCTTCCGTTGATTTAGATACCATAAGTCCTTGTGCAATCATTGCAAAACTTAAACGAAAAAAACTTGTTTTTGATGCACATGAATATTTCACACAAGTACCAGAAGTAGTTGACAGAAAAGGTGTGCAGAGGGTTTGGTCTTGGATTGAAAAAACATTCGTTCCACAAGCAGATTTATGTTATACCGTGGGGGAAAAGTTGGCTGAAAACTTTACTACCAGACTGAAATGTAAATTTTATGTTATAAGAAATACACCAAAGTTAGATGAAAGCATACTTCATGCAGAACTATCTATTCCTGAAAAAAAATTTATTCTTTATCAAGGAGCCTTAAACAAAGCGCGAGGTATTGAAAACATGATACTTGCCATGCAACAATTAGATATTGAATTTCATATAGTTGGAGAAGGTGATTTGAGTGATATTCTGAAAAAATTGGTAAAAGAAAATAACTTAGAAAACAAAGTTAAATTCTTAGGGTATATGACACCAGAAGAACTGAGAGGTTATTCAAAAAGAGCCTTTTTAGGATTGAATGTATCTGAAAACGTTGGGCTAAGTTATTTCTATTCTCTCAACAATAAATTTTTTGACTATGTACATGCGCTGCTACCTTCACTACTCAACAAGTTTCCAGAATACGAAAATTTAAACCAAATTCAAGAAGTAGGCATCCTTACAGATTCTCGACCTGAAGACTTAGTAGCCAAAACACGTTTAGCCATTGCAAACAATCAATACTATATGCAACTAAAGCGCAATTGCCAACGAGCTGCTCAAATTTGGAACTGGGAAAATGAAAAAAAACAATTAATCACACTCTATGCTAGAATATAA
- the purQ gene encoding phosphoribosylformylglycinamidine synthase subunit PurQ: MKIGVVVFPGSNCDRDLIEVLSSITHTTVEELWHKSSDLKGCTHIFLPGGFSFGDYLRSGALAKISPIMQELKVFAQNGGKIIGICNGFQILCESNLLPGALLRNENRKFVCKDVYLKANSNAVKTQTLSHIPYKVPIAHGEGRYFADTTTLNNLKKNNQILFTYCSAEGSLTEDSNPNGSVDNIAGICNETGNVIGMMPHPERCASDFLYNVDGKAIIKAFLKLS; encoded by the coding sequence ATGAAAATTGGTGTTGTTGTTTTCCCTGGTTCAAATTGTGATAGGGATTTGATAGAAGTACTTTCATCCATCACTCATACTACCGTTGAAGAACTATGGCATAAGAGTTCTGATCTTAAAGGTTGTACACATATTTTCCTTCCAGGAGGGTTTTCCTTTGGGGATTACCTTAGAAGTGGTGCATTGGCTAAGATTTCTCCTATTATGCAAGAGCTGAAAGTCTTTGCTCAAAATGGAGGTAAAATCATTGGTATTTGTAATGGATTTCAAATACTTTGTGAGTCAAATTTACTACCCGGTGCTTTGTTAAGAAATGAAAACAGAAAATTTGTTTGTAAAGATGTTTATCTAAAAGCCAATTCAAATGCTGTCAAGACCCAAACATTATCCCATATCCCATATAAAGTGCCAATAGCACATGGTGAAGGGCGCTATTTTGCAGACACAACTACTTTAAATAATCTGAAAAAGAATAATCAAATCTTGTTTACTTATTGTAGTGCTGAAGGTTCCTTAACCGAAGATTCTAATCCAAATGGGTCAGTTGATAATATTGCCGGTATTTGTAATGAAACGGGTAATGTTATTGGTATGATGCCACACCCTGAAAGATGTGCCTCTGACTTTTTATATAATGTTGACGGTAAAGCTATCATAAAGGCTTTCTTAAAACTGTCGTAA